Proteins from a single region of Butyrivibrio fibrisolvens:
- the ychF gene encoding redox-regulated ATPase YchF, translating into MKLGIVGLPNVGKSTLFNSLTNAGALAANYPFATIDPNVGVVAVPDERIKKLGELYNTKKVTPATIEFVDIAGLVKGASKGEGLGNQFLANIRECDAIVHVVRCFEDTNVVHVDGSVDPVRDIETINLELIFADLEVLERRIAKTTKTARMDKEAAKELDLLNKIKSVLENDKLVKDMEDLTDDERALLNTYDLLTSKPVIFAANVKDEDLADDGASNQYVQAVREWASKNNSEVFAISAQIESEIAELDDEEKKEFLADLGLTKSGLDKLIEASYRTLGLMSFLTAGEDECRAWTIKVGTKAPQAAGKIHTDFERGFIKAEVINYQDLLNEGSLSNAREKGLVRMEGKEYVVQDGDVILFRFNV; encoded by the coding sequence ATGAAACTAGGAATCGTAGGTTTACCAAACGTAGGTAAGTCAACACTTTTCAATTCACTTACAAACGCAGGAGCACTTGCTGCAAACTATCCATTTGCAACAATCGACCCTAACGTAGGCGTTGTAGCAGTACCGGATGAGAGAATCAAAAAGCTCGGCGAGTTATATAACACTAAGAAGGTTACACCTGCAACAATCGAATTCGTTGATATTGCCGGTCTTGTAAAGGGTGCATCCAAGGGTGAAGGCCTTGGTAACCAGTTCCTTGCCAATATCCGTGAGTGTGATGCTATTGTTCACGTTGTAAGATGCTTTGAAGATACCAATGTGGTTCACGTTGACGGATCTGTAGATCCTGTTAGAGATATAGAGACTATCAATCTTGAGCTTATTTTTGCAGATCTTGAGGTACTTGAGAGAAGGATTGCCAAGACTACCAAGACAGCTCGTATGGATAAGGAAGCAGCTAAAGAGCTTGACCTTCTCAACAAGATCAAATCTGTTCTTGAAAACGACAAGCTCGTTAAGGATATGGAAGACCTTACTGATGATGAAAGAGCTCTTCTTAATACATATGACCTTCTTACATCTAAGCCTGTTATCTTCGCAGCTAACGTTAAGGATGAAGATCTTGCAGATGACGGCGCTTCTAACCAGTATGTTCAGGCAGTAAGAGAGTGGGCATCTAAGAATAACAGTGAAGTATTCGCGATCAGCGCTCAGATCGAGTCTGAAATTGCAGAGCTTGATGATGAAGAGAAAAAAGAATTCCTTGCAGATCTTGGACTTACAAAGTCTGGTCTTGATAAGCTTATCGAGGCAAGCTATAGAACGCTTGGTCTTATGAGCTTCCTTACTGCTGGTGAAGACGAGTGCAGAGCCTGGACTATCAAAGTTGGCACTAAGGCACCTCAGGCGGCAGGTAAGATCCATACTGATTTCGAGAGAGGATTCATCAAAGCTGAAGTTATCAACTATCAGGATCTTCTTAACGAAGGATCACTTTCAAATGCCCGCGAAAAAGGCCTTGTAAGAATGGAAGGAAAAGAGTATGTCGTTCAGGACGGCGATGTAATCCTTTTCCGTTTCAACGTTTGA